The sequence below is a genomic window from Mugil cephalus isolate CIBA_MC_2020 chromosome 14, CIBA_Mcephalus_1.1, whole genome shotgun sequence.
TtgtttattgttgaaatgttgaatttcagatcactgtttttttttttttttttttcatttaatgttaGTCAAAATATAGCCAAAAGTATTCTCTGACCTGCCTTTACACACATATGAACGTAAGTGACGTCCCATTCTTAATCTCTAGGATTTAATATGACGTCTCCGCCTCTTTTGGGAAGACTTTCAGGTTCAGGAGTGAGTTGATGGGAGTTTTTGAACCATTCTTCCATTACTGATGTTGGAGGAAaaggcctggctcacagtcttcatctaattcatcctAAAGAGGGTTCTATGTGTTCTATGGGGGTCAGGACTCTGTGAGGCCAGTCCAGTTCGtcctcatccaggtctttatgGGCCTTGCTTTGTGCTCTGGTGCTCAGTCacgttggaacaggaagggggtCGTCCCCAAACTGGTCCAGATCCAGCATGGAATATTggtgctgaagcattcagagttcctttgaCTGGAACTAAGGGTCCAAGTCCAGCTCCTGAACAACCAGCCCCCACTAAGTAAAATGAATGAGATGCTTGAGGGTTCTCTCTAAAAGGAGAAACactttttcttatatttttatgtttgaatttacatgaacattgtaaaataaatatttgtccaAAACTGATTCAGAGtctatttctttctgttttaatctggtcttttgttgtttgaaactTGGTTCAGTCCTGGATTCCTTGGCTCTTGCATTCTGAACGATGCCCCATGATGTCAGTAAATGCATCAGTTGAGCCTCCAAATTAACATGGCTCTTCAAGCCGTTCTTCACTATTGCCATGGATTCAGAAACATTAGAAGAAACCTTTCAACGTTCTGGTTGTGAAACTCGCCCACCTGCTTACATGGATAAATATCCAATATCCTGGAGCAACAGCAGAAGGTGCTGCCTGTCAAACAGAATGCACACATCAtactacaaacacacatcagcCACGGGATGTTCCACAAGAAGAACAGGACAGAGCCCCTTcgttctttgttgttgttcaacCTTTCTCCTTTTGTTATACCCATCCTCATCGTGGGGAAAAGAggatgcaacacaaaaacacgtaCAGGAACTAAAATAGTTATTTATTGTCAGGCGTTTAGTGGGATTGATACAAACTCAAGATTTTGCCGAAAATgtacaaagggaaaaaaaagtccaccGGAACTCAGTTGTTTGGGGACACACAGCGGTTAGTGATAGAAAATAAACGGACGGTCCGTGAACGTCACACGAAGGCAGGAAGTTGACAACTGTTGAACAGGCTGAGACGGAGAGAAATAAACACGATGAAAACTTTGATTAAAGCTATATTTAAAAGGAGAACAGAATCAAGTTTGCGTTCAGAATGttcctgctggtgtttgtagttCTTCTGGGGACAGTAGTGACGGTAAACAGCGGTGAGTCACTGTTTTATGAACCTTTGATGAGAGTCGAGTTAAAAACGAAAGGAAATCATTTTCGCTGTTGAATTGAAAGTAGTTTTAGTTGAATTAGTTGTTGTAGGTGACTCCTTTGTTGAGTTTTAGTCGTGTAAACTTATCCCAGATGTCTGGTTCATATTTAGTGTCGTTTACTGTGATAGAAGTTGATGATGTGCTGGGTTATTCTAGTAAACACCAGACTGTCGTAAATAAGGGGCCGTATAAACATGGtgttaacctgctgaaaagacacatatcgccacctagtgtggaggaggacattcAATTTTCTGTGCAGGCCTTTCTCCTTCGTCAGCTTGTTCCTGGTCTGCTTGTATAGGCCCTGATGTCAGCTCCTGTAGGCCTCTTCCTTGTCCTGGCGTAATTGTCTCAGTCATGCAGTGAACCATGGTTTGTTCTTGTTGAAAATGCAGGAGGTTTTGGTCCGTACGCTTGGgttggaaaaaatataaatatggcaATATGTTGCGTTACTTTTTCTTCCTATGCAATATCgactttaaatgtcttaatttgattttaaatgaaaaaagaaaaaaaatgatgctttGGGCCGATAGTGAACGACTTCTACAGTGCTGAGCAAAGCAGTCAGAAGTGGACAGGCAAGTAGTAGAAGAGCCTAGTGGTGGTGGCGGCACAATTtgaaacacaatcaaaattCGAAGCTTACGTTTGGAGACAGGAAGTAATAAGATGGACAAAGAGTACGCAAACTGTGCTTTGCCCCTGTTAGATATTCAGTGAACACCAGCAACTTGTGAACTCATCTAATGAGACACCATGAGAAACCGCAGCCGCCGAATCCTGTTGAACTGAAGCAAACTACACTGGATAACACAGTACTTAGACAATGCCTATGCataggcattttattttcacatctgttcagtggccgccaccctagtgaggataagtgatAGTAGGAGATGAGACCTGTTCAGTGCTCAGACGGTGACATTTTTGTTCAAGGAGACAATTGTGAACTGTATTTTGATATTTAAGTGGCGCGAAACTTGATCCACTTTCTGTgcagtgcaataaactggaaatggatttgAATTGAGTTGAATTAATATTATTGGTTTGACCCAGTTTGTCCACTGAATTATCACAGTCAGCTGATGTACAGcttgtattttaaaatgcatttaaaaaattctcagtggactatgtagaatattgcaatatatatcGTAATATCATTATGTCTCGTAtcaagtccttgccaatacccaccgcTACTGTATGCACATGTCCTCACAAAAGCTGATGTACGATGTCACAGTGTCCGTCTGTTCGTCCAGGTCTGAGGCTGCAGCTTCAAAGACGTAACAATGAGTCAAAGCCTGTAACTGCATCTTTGactcatctgtccatctcttcACAGTCCTCACTCCAAGCTGAGCACACTTCAGACTGTACCTGTAGGTTGGAATGAGATGGACCAGGCAGTGGTCAAAGACTCCCAGAGTTTAGCCGAGAGTGATGTAGCTATTTGGGCTAATGGATGCTGGTAATCAGTTGATACAgactgctcttcctcctctgtcagtgTCACACAGTGTTCACTGTGTTGGTAAAAAGCAGATCAAATTGCTAATAAAATCAGGTTTCAGAAGAGCCTTTTCCCCATGGCCACAGATAAAACACAGGGTTCATATCTTTTTCGCTAAATGCGTAGCCTTCAGCTTGGCACTGCCTCTGCAGGCCCAGTACGATCGTCTCTTTCTGTTAGGATGAATTCTCTacaccaggcatgtcaaacatacggcccgcgggccggacccggcccgttgggtcatttaatccggcccggcataaatttctgagtatgtcaaaaaaagaagcgagtctctagctaatttctattaaaagttgtgatttttttaaataaatacaaaccaaatgctccctccggccgctagagggcagtaaatgtgtaaaagcacTCACGttaagcatgcggcactgacacgagttagtcacaggaaataaacattcgcaacgtgatgtgtccaagtaaaaataaaccggcaatcttgcttcaccattcacctactaaacaagttatcggtcaacacacccttcccaaaatggcactgtcaaaaaaaagaagagtggacacggagtgcagagttttccaggagaaatggaccgagaagtatttattcacagaagtgaatgcaaaaccagtgtgcttggtatgtaatcagcaagttgcagtgttcaaagagtttaatattcggcgccactcatcataaagacaagtatgtcatattaaagacaattaatattgtgcagtatattctcagcctcagtaggcccagcctagtagtttgatctgatgtagtctaatcctattgcccatgcactgctataacttatttatttatttatttattttattttgtatttcttttttcatttatttcaaagcagtatgacaattaaggcgaaaatatattttttatagctcccacttgagtttgtttagtgtggtgagttggttcaggtgtaaaactgcattcactcaactgttaaaataaaccagttgttaacacattcacggccaaacatgaaaaaaaaaaatttccccattgtttttgaataaatgtgttgtgcttagaaaagatcccttgtcatccgtgattataatatgtagggtaggctacaaatgtaggctgaatgataaagcatagtactgaaaaacaaagctaaatatttggagttgacattcttttactgatccggccccagagccaaactgagttgcCTGCCTGCTCTATCACAGTCAATGTCAGTGGATCTAACCTGCTGCCACGTAGATGATAAATTTTTGTACCTGTGTGATTCTCAGAGAAACATTCCCTCACGTACATCTACACGGCCCTCTCCAAACCTGTGGGACTCCCGGGCATCCACGAGTTCACAGCCATGGGTCTGCTGGACGGCAAGATGATCGACTACTACGACAGTGAGCATCAGACCAAAGTCTCCAAACAGCCCTGGATGGAAGAGCGACTTCCTAAAGAGTACTGGGACAAAGGAACACAGTCCCGCCGGAGCAAGCAGCAGTGGTTCAAGGTCAACATCGACATCCTGATGAAACGGATGAGACAGAATGACACCGGTAAGATCCACCGCTCTGTAAAACTcctcaaacacatttcactctGGACCTTTTAGATATGAACTTTGTTTGGTTCCAGACGTCCATGTTCTCCAGTGGATGGTCGGCTGTGAGGGCGTGGTACAAGCTGACGGCTCTTTACGATATCACCGTGGCATAAACACGTACGGTTATGATGGAAACGACTTCCTGTCCTTCGATGATATCCACTCAGTCTGGGTCGCCCCGAATGATGCAGCTGTCCCCACCAAGAGGAAGTGGGACGATGTCCAGGTCCTGACAGAATACACCAGAGGCTACCTGGAGAACGAGTGCATGGACTGGCTGGGGAAGTTCAGGAGTTTAGGCGAAAATCAGATAAGAAAAGCCCGTATGTAAagcatgaaattattttatatttaagttttttattaGTAGAGATGGTGGAAGTGGGTTTAGTAATACCTGGTGGTAGAGCTGCACGATAAATCGCTTAAAaatctcgattcacacatacacgtgatctcatttctaaacacaacgattcttaagcattttatttcacgagcggcatcacaaacaaatactCCCATTTCTTCACGGATTTTTTCAAGcacccctaaaggcagcacggccgctgactcctccctccaccaatggtaaagcgtctttacGACACGTGACgccgtcagtggaggaagcgtctgcagctgagtgtgtggaaacagtgacggagagaagcagagagaagtcagcggtaaagagttaaatggatgaagaagaagcccCAGGCGGTCGTAGCGAGAGtcacacacagacccagacACTACTTGCATGACAATTTGaaggtttttgttgttgttttgttttgttaaagttttttttttgttaaaaaaaaatcaccaaagaATCTCAATTCTAAGCCAAAAaattgtgattcacattttttccagaatcgtgcagccctaccTGATGGAAGTAGGTTTAGTAATACCTGATGGAAGTAGGTTTAGTAATACCTGATGGAAGTAGGGTTAGTAATACCTGATGGAAGTCTCGTGTTAGTAACTTACTGAAATATTTACTTCCATCAAGCTACAGCTGATGTAAGACAGTCAGCTCTTTAAGGAAATGTAGAAGTAGCTGTCAGAGCCCGGTCATGTTCAGTAAATGCTGCGAGAAGATAAATGAAGCTTGTGTTTCTAGTTCTAGGATCAACAgtatgtgtgtctttctgtttccagctcctcctgaagtgtttgtgtttgcgagAAACACCAAAGTTGAGACCAACGTCATTTTGATGTGTCTGGCCACAGGCTCCTATCCAAAAGACATCGTCCTCAATATCAAGAGGAACGGCCGAattctaaccagagaggacggagtggTGACCTCAGGAGTTCGTCCAAATGAAGACGACACCTTCCAGAGAAGAGACTCTGTGGAGATTAAAAGATCAGACATGTCtgattacagctgtgaagtcattcatgctGTATCTGATATGTATGTGGAGAAGCCCTGGGGTAAGAATCTTCTCAAAAttgttctttgatgtttttcttctgaaaacTAATAATACAGAGATGTAAAATGATTGTGTGTAGTTTTCTAGACTCTGGTTGGATCCAGAGTTGATTTGTATCAGAGCTGCTAACAGTGTCGACTCTACAAGTGTTTGTCtaaagaaatgtgaagaaaatgactgaacactggagctGAGATGTCACATTATTTCGGAGGCTGCAGTGACTGGTCTCTAATGACTGAAACGTCTCTGACACTCAGCTCAGTTCatctcaaattaaataattgattTCAAAATAATGATGTTGGCTTATAAccaaggaatttgccttggtgtttgttgcataaaaatatagaataagataaaataaaataaaccgtAAACATACACTCactaaaatgcacaaaatatattcactgtacaacacaacagaagaaaTGTGCCAGCTTGCTTCAAGGCCTCAACCATCATCCCATGATGCCAAGAACTCCTGGACTCCATGACTACCGCCCTGTGGCTCTGACATGGGTGGTAATGAAGTCTATTGAGAAACATTTTCTCGCGCACCTGAAGGACGTTACAGTCTCACTCCTGGATCCCTGCAGTTTACCTACAGGTCAAACAGATCTGTGGATGACGTGTCAACCTGTCCCTCCAACTCATACCCCAGTGCCTGGACTCATCCAGAACTTATGCCAGGACTCAACATcgtttttctcattcataaagtgCTAAAACTGAGGACACTTTCAGGGACATCTATAACCGGAGGACATGTCATCCAAAAAGGGGACTgaccccagaaatcagggatgtCTGGTGCCCAGCACCTTTTTTTGGCTGAAGTCTTCtcattctgccgcttcatttttcgaATCTTTCCGTCTTCACCAgcttcacagtgacacagcaacacagtgcatgcaacaaaccaacaaaaacaaatacaatgttGGGTAACtattctgttttaaatgtaagcCACGGCTACCaattagggatgtccgatattgtccaaattcttaccCCACAAGCATCAGCAGCACAACCCGGgtattatgttatctgttttcattatcggtggtaaaaccgataacgaTATGAACCGATATTACAAAAAAGgttaatatcggccgatattatcggacatccctactACCAATAGTCAGAACAATGTCATGTGAAGTGAGTCACCTTGTTGGACGGCACAAAGAGTGATGTTTGGAgaagatgtgtctgtgaaggttctcagtcatccaggtcataatGATCCAAATgacgttgaataaggtcagctggacgtTTCgtcactcatccgagtagcttcttcacttctgataaactagtgggaaattgaggtttaaatagggataaactctgtgggtaaaaaaaCACTATGTCACAAATAGAGTGTCCCCATACAGGTGCTGGTTGGGTTATCAAATGCTAACAGCAGGACAGGTAGAAGTTGTCCTCACATAGTCTCATCTGAGAATACTCTGAcactctggtttagttttgaagctcacatgtttctctccttcactaaccactgatttcactttgtttagtcGTTAAATTCAATCTTTGCTGAGACCTTACATCCACATTTCACtaacacacaaactgatggcAATGTTCTCTGGGTTTCAGATCATCAGCTTCTTCCTCACTCTGGTGGAGCGGCTGTCATCACTGTTGCAGTTGTCTCTGTTCAGGTTCTTGTCTTGGTTGCCCTTTTGGCGCTGGTGGTTCTGAGGAGGCGACGCATCCTTGGTAGGTTCAGTGTTGTGTATCTTCACTGtgttcaacaacatcaatgtGATTGTAGGTCCTGTAATCCAGAGTTGTCTGTAGTGTATTTACACCAAGATTCCACAGAATCTTTTCCTCCAGAAGAACAATGGAGTGAGTCTGTTATCAGAGCTCTGTTATTATTGGACTGTGGACAAGTACAAGTCCTTCAATACAACAACTTCTACCATCAACCATCACTTCATTCTCTCTATCTGTTTACAGGAACTTTTGCCAGACGCATGACATTCAAGTACTCAGGTACGTCCATTCTGTCCTTTCTTTCCATTCTGTCCATTCTGTCCATTCTgttgtgaatgttgtgtgtgtgttggtgtctgtgcaggactgatttaaaacGTGTGGCTGATGTTATTCTGCGTTGACGTTTTGTGAAATGCTCTGAAGTGGATGTTTCTATCAGCAGATATCCAACACTGAATGTGTTCTGACATTTactgacaataaaatactgaatgctGACCTGATCCTTCAAGTTAGTCCTGCACAGGCTGCAGCGTTTTACAACCAACTTCACACACTGTTGTAGAAACAtgagactggaggaaataactcaCTTCATCTTGGTCTTTATTTACAGCTCTATTACAGGCTGAAGATTCTCCAGAGGTGTTTGAAGATCTTCCTccaggtcagtgttttatttctctgttactGATTCGGTTGAATAATTTATCAGTGACATGTTATTAATCCAGCTACAGTCCTGTAAATGTCACCATGTGATGTTAGAACCAGAGTTAGCTTAAAGCTAATTTACTCGTTTTTCATGATGTGATCCCTGTAGACAGACTCATGTTTCTGGTGTGAAAGAAGAGGTGAGctgtaaatgcactgatttaGTGAATTCATTCTCTTTTATTCACATTTGATCTCAGATGAACTCAGGGAATCCAAACTTTCCTGAAATGCAGCTCTGTCTCTGGTAagtgtctttgtcctctgaGAGGAAGTGAgtctctgtcttcctgctcCTCTAATCAGCTGCTGACTGTTTCTAGTCtggtcattcattcattcattcagtcattcattcattaacattCTTCCTCagtcattgtgtcattgttgtCAAACTTGTAAActtgttcttctctgttgtttttatcttcctGCAGCCTCAACAGCCACAGAACAGGAGAATTATTCCATCAGTGAACCATCGATATCATCAGATCTAACTACCACGGCCTcgtgttgtttcttttcagcAACTTATTAAGataaaacattctgatggcgtTGGTtccagaaggatttctaaacttgtCATTGTTCCAGTGAGCTGTTGTGGCCATAATCTGGAaatggaaagaacatcattggACCATGAACCGGCCATGGCCAGGTGCTGctcacaagatttctgacagaggagtgaaaagaattatcagaagagttgtgcAAGAAccacctggaattagcaggtacaatagttccaaagaaaacaataagcaacgCACTCAGCGGCTAcggcctgtatgcacgctcaccaccAAGACTCCATGTCTGAAGAAcaagcatgttgaagcttgtttaaagtttgctgcacaacatctggacaaaatactgggagaacatagtctggtcagatgagagcaaagctgaactctttggatgctataacacacaccatgtctGGAGGACACAATGCACATCAGCCCAGAAACACCATACGACAGTGAAGTCTGGAGGTGGAACATCacggtgtggggctgtttttctacATATgctactggcaaacttcatataactgaagggaggatgaatggaaacatgtaccGAGACGTTCTTgataaaaatctgctgccatcgaccagaatgatgaagatgaaacgagggtggacgtttcagcaagacaatgatcccaaacacagagccaaggaaactctacACCGGCTTCAGATAAAGagaataaagctgctagaacggccCAGACGATCAGCTGACTGGAATCCAGCTGGACATCTATGGACAGAACTAAAACTCAGAGCTGATGGAAGAGGCTTCAAGAACCTTCATGatctaaagactgtttgtgaGGAAGAACCTCAGCAGCATGAGACTAGTTTCTCCAAACAGGAGGCGTCTGGAAGATTCAtcaccaacaaaggcttttctagtattaaataaatatcagtaagtgtgTTCGAGACTTTTTCCCTccgttattttacattattacacataacttaatttctgaactcattggttttggtttctttctatgtgtgGATTATTTGTTACCagcacctggtgaaaatttcatgtcaatgtCACTTATGTTGACTGTGAAacactgtgatgtgttcaatacttattttacctgctgtgtgtgtgagataggAGGGTGCACATGCATGTATGTTGGTGTGTaactaattaataataaattaatagaGTCGTAGGAGGAGTTAAGAAGAAACGTGCCATATAACAATAGTTCCTCCTCGGTGCGTTGCCTCGTCGCTGTTCTACTGTCCCAGGTTCAAGCTCCTCAATCTTTTCATtgaagttgaacattttctttgatttgtgtTGTAGCTTTAAGTCATTAAGGGGAAATCGTGGGTCCTGAAGACGGACCAGTTGAGAACTGGTCTAAAGGAGTCCATTCCTCAACGGATCAGCACAATATTatgaagatggtcataatgttatggctgatctgtgtgtgtgttccatcATGAGTCTGAAGAACATCAGAGCTAAAACACTGCGgtcagtgtgtctcagtgtggcCATGAGTATTATgggatgtggacagttgtagttcCTGACAGTggccactggagggcagtgaacTTCATAGTTTCCCTGTGGCCATTAAACTGACATCATGCAGTTCATCGTttcaccaccagagggagacaaagcAACAATCACTGCTC
It includes:
- the LOC125019934 gene encoding H-2 class I histocompatibility antigen, Q10 alpha chain-like isoform X1, with the protein product MNPPRVWIFVFLSLMWGDVDPAGGEKHSLTYIYTALSKPVGLPGIHEFTAMGLLDGKMIDYYDSEHQTKVSKQPWMEERLPKEYWDKGTQSRRSKQQWFKVNIDILMKRMRQNDTDVHVLQWMVGCEGVVQADGSLRYHRGINTYGYDGNDFLSFDDIHSVWVAPNDAAVPTKRKWDDVQVLTEYTRGYLENECMDWLGKFRSLGENQIRKAPPPEVFVFARNTKVETNVILMCLATGSYPKDIVLNIKRNGRILTREDGVVTSGVRPNEDDTFQRRDSVEIKRSDMSDYSCEVIHAVSDMYVEKPWDHQLLPHSGGAAVITVAVVSVQVLVLVALLALVVLRRRRILGTFARRMTFKYSALLQAEDSPEVFEDLPPDELRESKLS
- the LOC125019934 gene encoding H-2 class I histocompatibility antigen, L-D alpha chain-like isoform X3, with the translated sequence MNPPRVWIFVFLSLMWGDVDPAGGEKHSLTYIYTALSKPVGLPGIHEFTAMGLLDGKMIDYYDSEHQTKVSKQPWMEERLPKEYWDKGTQSRRSKQQWFKVNIDILMKRMRQNDTDVHVLQWMVGCEGVVQADGSLRYHRGINTYGYDGNDFLSFDDIHSVWVAPNDAAVPTKRKWDDVQVLTEYTRGYLENECMDWLGKFRSLGENQIRKARSYPKDIVLNIKRNGRILTREDGVVTSGVRPNEDDTFQRRDSVEIKRSDMSDYSCEVIHAVSDMYVEKPWDHQLLPHSGGAAVITVAVVSVQVLVLVALLALVVLRRRRILGTFARRMTFKYSALLQAEDSPEVFEDLPPDELRESKLS
- the LOC125019934 gene encoding H-2 class I histocompatibility antigen, Q10 alpha chain-like isoform X2, whose product is MFLLVFVVLLGTVVTVNSEKHSLTYIYTALSKPVGLPGIHEFTAMGLLDGKMIDYYDSEHQTKVSKQPWMEERLPKEYWDKGTQSRRSKQQWFKVNIDILMKRMRQNDTDVHVLQWMVGCEGVVQADGSLRYHRGINTYGYDGNDFLSFDDIHSVWVAPNDAAVPTKRKWDDVQVLTEYTRGYLENECMDWLGKFRSLGENQIRKAPPPEVFVFARNTKVETNVILMCLATGSYPKDIVLNIKRNGRILTREDGVVTSGVRPNEDDTFQRRDSVEIKRSDMSDYSCEVIHAVSDMYVEKPWDHQLLPHSGGAAVITVAVVSVQVLVLVALLALVVLRRRRILGTFARRMTFKYSALLQAEDSPEVFEDLPPDELRESKLS